A stretch of the Nitratifractor salsuginis DSM 16511 genome encodes the following:
- the pyrF gene encoding orotidine-5'-phosphate decarboxylase — MQLAIALDLPSSAENLRLAEALGEFDDLWMKVGFRTYIRDGRDFLDTLRSINPRFRIFLDLKLYDIPNTMADAAAEIAELGVEMFNVHASAGERALRTVMERLEPYGEDRPLVLAVTALTSFSEEEFRRIYGKGIDEKAREFARMSYEAGLDGVVCSAFESRAVKEVTSQKFLTLCPGIRPFGEEAGDQQRVATLELAAKEHVDFPVIGRPVYQDPDPKEKVRQILQRIGGLSARSQ, encoded by the coding sequence ATGCAACTTGCTATAGCCCTGGACCTGCCCAGCTCCGCGGAGAATCTCCGTCTCGCCGAAGCCCTGGGGGAGTTCGATGATCTTTGGATGAAGGTTGGCTTTCGCACTTACATCCGCGACGGCCGGGACTTTCTCGATACCCTGCGGAGCATCAACCCCCGTTTCAGGATCTTTCTCGATCTGAAGCTCTACGACATCCCCAACACAATGGCTGACGCGGCGGCGGAGATCGCCGAGTTGGGGGTGGAGATGTTCAATGTCCACGCCAGCGCCGGGGAGCGGGCCCTGCGGACGGTCATGGAGCGGCTGGAACCCTATGGAGAGGATCGTCCCCTGGTCCTGGCGGTGACGGCGTTGACCTCTTTCAGCGAAGAGGAGTTTCGCCGTATCTATGGGAAGGGAATCGACGAGAAAGCTCGGGAGTTCGCCCGAATGAGCTATGAGGCGGGATTGGACGGGGTGGTCTGCTCCGCTTTTGAGAGCCGGGCAGTCAAGGAGGTGACTTCGCAGAAATTTCTGACTCTGTGCCCCGGGATCCGCCCCTTTGGAGAGGAGGCGGGGGATCAGCAGCGGGTGGCGACCCTGGAGTTGGCGGCCAAAGAGCACGTGGACTTTCCCGTCATCGGGCGGCCTGTCTATCAAGACCCCGATCCCAAAGAAAAAGTGCGGCAAATCTTGCAACGCATCGGGGGGCTTTCCGCTCGATCACAATAG
- a CDS encoding molybdopterin molybdotransferase MoeA: MVKLDTLSLKEALGLALENAPLKREREIVTLDRALGRILAQEVKVRKNLPSFDNSAMDGFAFRYGDGGKRLRIAATIFAGDRPEAILEEGECYRIMTGAQVPADADTIVPIEKCSDVTDEAVTIPEGIKRGSNLRKRGEELDVGTTLLEAGTVLEPSHIALLSSQGLMAAEVTAPLRIAVLSSGDEIREPWEEAEEDEIYNANAFGIIALLQRYGFAAEYHGRIPDDRESTVAMLGELKRYDVIFTSGGISTGEADFLYEAFLANGLEPLFHGVNVKPGRPTMMGRMGRSFVMAMPGNPLATMLNILVLAIPVLFRMQGARSVRHRRFSAAMGEVLKLRGGRSEMVLGRMREGRFFPTRGNRYGSGMLTPLAESDVLAIFGEEVRELPEGTSIEVIPLWDAVEFRNDSQEG; encoded by the coding sequence ATGGTGAAGCTGGATACCTTGTCATTAAAAGAGGCGCTGGGTTTGGCGTTGGAGAATGCGCCGCTCAAAAGGGAACGGGAGATTGTGACGCTTGATCGGGCTTTGGGGCGTATTCTCGCGCAAGAGGTGAAGGTTCGCAAAAACCTTCCTTCATTTGACAATTCGGCTATGGACGGCTTCGCTTTTCGTTATGGGGATGGCGGGAAGCGACTGCGGATCGCCGCGACGATTTTTGCCGGAGATCGACCCGAAGCGATTTTAGAGGAGGGAGAGTGCTACCGGATTATGACGGGGGCACAGGTACCGGCCGATGCCGATACGATCGTTCCGATCGAGAAGTGCTCTGATGTGACGGATGAAGCGGTGACGATTCCTGAGGGGATCAAGCGGGGGAGCAACCTGCGCAAACGAGGCGAAGAGCTCGACGTGGGGACGACGCTCTTGGAGGCGGGAACGGTGTTGGAACCCTCCCATATCGCGTTGCTGAGCAGCCAGGGGTTGATGGCGGCCGAGGTGACGGCGCCGCTGAGGATCGCTGTATTGTCTAGCGGAGATGAGATCCGCGAACCGTGGGAGGAAGCGGAGGAGGACGAGATTTACAATGCCAACGCTTTTGGGATCATTGCCCTGCTGCAGCGCTATGGCTTCGCGGCGGAATACCACGGCCGCATCCCCGACGATCGGGAAAGCACCGTCGCAATGCTGGGGGAGCTCAAGCGTTACGATGTGATCTTCACCAGCGGAGGGATCAGTACGGGAGAAGCCGATTTTCTCTACGAAGCCTTCCTCGCTAATGGGCTTGAGCCTCTCTTTCACGGGGTCAATGTCAAACCGGGGCGTCCCACGATGATGGGTCGGATGGGGCGGAGCTTCGTGATGGCGATGCCGGGCAATCCTCTGGCTACGATGCTCAATATTTTGGTCCTTGCGATTCCGGTGCTCTTTCGGATGCAGGGGGCCCGATCGGTCCGGCACCGCCGTTTCAGCGCCGCGATGGGCGAAGTGCTCAAGCTGCGGGGCGGGCGGAGCGAAATGGTCCTGGGGCGAATGAGAGAGGGGCGTTTCTTTCCTACCCGGGGCAACCGCTACGGATCGGGGATGCTCACTCCCCTGGCGGAGAGCGATGTCCTAGCGATATTCGGGGAGGAGGTCCGGGAACTTCCGGAAGGAACATCGATCGAGGTGATCCCCCTTTGGGATGCGGTAGAATTTCGAAACGATTCACAGGAAGGATAG
- a CDS encoding molybdopterin-containing oxidoreductase family protein: MIQTACPLDCWDACAITCDSSRPDKLVATPGHPMYNGALCTLLNRSIHEAPRIEKPRIDGREVSMEEALDAVAEALKAKNPLLWRGSGNLGVMQSVTNLLIERLGGTLTHGSLCDGPGQAGIREGRGINRQLPPEQIAKAEVVVVWGRNLPVTNVHLMPFIEGKKLVVIDPVRTKLAQRADLHIQLKPRTDVYLALLLARFITMEDTQNDAWLEEWGPDFDEFYDFTRSFRIKALLEYMGLSLDDMGDLLTFLQQDRVVFLVGGGVQKYSIGHYALWAIDSLAATLGLFGREGCGVSFLGESRQGFKDPFAVKTPTVPMVTTPFEKFETVLVQGGNPAASMPASEKVVESLKAVKNLIYFGLYENETSELARIVIPAKNFLEKRDLRLSYGHPYVTVMNQAVESGIGISEYDFTAELFRRLGLEGLRREEEYLQEWIAQCRREGDWLLLPDYEELPYAEGFGEEGGDAFAFMDDFDDEFEDTRRFRKARKLKPRDEEITEFWLLTPKQNKSLNTQFHRPESVHVPPTTGIEEGAQITVRSEHGSVTLTAHIDERLRPDCVLIPAGTRGVNRLTPPILSEEGDGACYQEVKVTLESEE, from the coding sequence ATGATTCAAACCGCCTGCCCTCTGGATTGCTGGGACGCCTGCGCGATCACCTGCGACTCTTCCCGCCCCGACAAACTGGTAGCCACCCCCGGCCACCCGATGTACAACGGAGCCCTGTGCACTCTGCTCAACCGCTCCATCCACGAAGCACCGAGGATCGAAAAGCCCCGCATCGACGGGCGGGAAGTGAGTATGGAGGAGGCACTCGATGCCGTGGCCGAAGCCCTCAAAGCCAAAAATCCGCTGCTTTGGCGCGGGTCGGGGAATCTGGGGGTGATGCAGTCGGTGACCAATCTACTCATCGAGCGCCTGGGCGGCACGCTCACCCACGGCTCGCTTTGTGACGGGCCTGGCCAGGCGGGGATCCGCGAAGGGCGGGGGATCAACCGCCAACTCCCTCCCGAGCAGATCGCCAAGGCGGAAGTGGTGGTGGTCTGGGGGCGCAATCTCCCGGTGACCAATGTCCACCTGATGCCCTTCATCGAGGGGAAGAAGCTCGTCGTCATCGATCCCGTGCGTACCAAGCTGGCCCAGAGGGCCGATCTGCATATCCAGCTCAAACCCCGCACCGATGTCTATCTGGCGCTGCTGCTGGCCCGATTCATCACGATGGAGGATACCCAGAACGACGCCTGGTTGGAGGAATGGGGCCCCGATTTTGACGAATTCTACGATTTCACCCGCTCTTTCCGGATCAAGGCTCTGCTGGAGTATATGGGGCTGAGTCTGGACGATATGGGGGATCTGCTGACCTTTCTGCAGCAGGATCGGGTGGTCTTTCTCGTCGGCGGCGGGGTGCAGAAATACTCCATCGGCCACTACGCCCTCTGGGCCATCGACTCCCTAGCGGCGACGCTGGGGCTATTCGGCCGAGAAGGGTGCGGCGTGAGCTTTTTGGGGGAATCCCGCCAGGGCTTCAAAGACCCCTTCGCTGTGAAGACCCCGACGGTCCCTATGGTGACCACTCCCTTCGAGAAGTTCGAAACGGTGCTGGTGCAGGGGGGCAACCCCGCCGCCAGTATGCCCGCCAGTGAAAAAGTCGTCGAAAGCCTTAAGGCGGTCAAAAACCTGATCTACTTCGGCCTCTACGAGAACGAAACCAGCGAACTGGCTCGGATCGTGATCCCCGCCAAGAATTTCCTGGAAAAAAGGGATCTGCGCCTGAGCTACGGCCACCCCTATGTGACGGTGATGAACCAGGCGGTCGAGAGTGGGATCGGGATCAGCGAATATGACTTCACGGCTGAGCTTTTCCGCCGTCTCGGTTTAGAAGGCCTGCGGAGAGAAGAGGAGTATCTGCAGGAGTGGATCGCCCAGTGCCGCCGCGAAGGGGATTGGCTGCTCCTGCCCGACTACGAGGAGCTTCCCTATGCCGAGGGCTTCGGCGAGGAGGGGGGTGACGCGTTTGCCTTTATGGATGATTTCGACGACGAGTTCGAAGATACCCGCCGCTTCCGCAAAGCGCGCAAACTCAAGCCCAGGGATGAAGAGATCACCGAATTTTGGCTCCTGACTCCCAAGCAGAACAAATCCCTCAACACCCAGTTCCACCGGCCCGAGTCGGTTCACGTACCGCCGACGACAGGGATCGAGGAGGGGGCGCAGATCACCGTGCGTTCCGAACACGGCAGCGTGACGCTAACGGCTCATATCGACGAGCGCCTGCGTCCCGACTGCGTGCTGATCCCCGCCGGTACCCGGGGCGTCAACCGCCTTACTCCACCTATTCTCAGTGAAGAGGGCGACGGGGCTTGTTATCAGGAAGTCAAAGTAACTTTAGAGAGTGAGGAGTGA
- the groES gene encoding co-chaperone GroES: MNFKPLANRVLIEREEEVTTTASGIIIPDNAKEKPLQGKVLAVGPDAEEEGIKVGDTVVFGKYAGTEIVLDNNEYLILNSDEILGILG, from the coding sequence ATGAACTTCAAACCCCTGGCTAATCGTGTACTGATCGAGCGTGAGGAGGAAGTCACAACCACCGCTTCCGGCATCATCATCCCCGACAACGCCAAAGAAAAGCCCCTTCAAGGGAAAGTCCTGGCAGTCGGACCCGATGCGGAAGAAGAGGGAATCAAAGTAGGCGACACGGTCGTCTTCGGCAAATACGCCGGGACCGAGATCGTTCTGGACAATAATGAGTATCTCATCCTCAACAGCGACGAGATCCTCGGTATCCTGGGCTAA